TCCTGACCGTTAAATCCCATCCGTCGTTGCAGAGGGATGGATTGACGGTCCACTCCGAAGTGAAGGTGAGCTATCTCCAGGCGATTCTCGGTGACACCATCGAAGTGGACACAGTGGACGGGCCAACCAGCCTCGAGATTCCTGCTGGAACGCAACCCAATGCCGTTCTCACCCTGGACAACAAGGGCATTCCCAAGCTGGGCAACCCTGTGGCCCGCGGCAATCAACGCATCACGGTCAATGTGAAGCTGCCAACTCGTCTCAACACTGAAGAGAAGGGACTGCTCGAAGAGCTGGCCGGTCATCACTCCGCCAGGGGAGAGCAGCACCATCACCACAAGAGTGGCCTGTTTGCTCGTCTGTTCGGACAGCGTTGACCATGACGGAACGTCTCCCCGATCGTCAGCTCGATCTCTGTGGGACGCCCTGTCCGCTCAATTTCATTCGCTGTCGGCTCACTCTTGAGAGCATGACTGCTGGTCAGTGCCTTCAGGTGGATCTCGATCCTGGTGAGCCAGAAGAGATGGTGGTTCCGGGACTGCGACGTGATGGCCATCAGGTCCATGTGGAGCGTCTCTCGGATGTTCAGGTGCGACTGAAGGTGATCTGTGCCGGTGATTAGCCATGAGCTGCATCCGGGCATGGTCGTTGCACTGCAGGCCAACTATCTCGAGGTGGAGCTTGAGGCCCCACCTGTCGATGTTCCTCCCCGTTTGCTCTGCACGCGTCGCACCCGACTGAACCATCGTGGTGCTGCGGTCCATGTGGGTGATCGTGTGCGTGTGGAAGCCATTGACTGTGATCACGCCAGGGCTGTGGTGGCGGAAGTGGAACCTCGGAGCAGTTTTCTGGTTCGTCCTCCCGTGGCTAATGCCTCATGCATCCTGGTGGCGGTCGCCGTTGAGCAACCTGCTTTTGATGCCGATCAGGTCAGCAGGTTCTTGCTCACGGCTGAGAAGACCGGATTGCAGGTGTTGCTCGTGCTGACCAAGTGCGATCTGCTGGATGCCGATGCCTTGTCAAAACTGCGTAAACGTTTGCAGGGATGGGGGTATGAACCGATTCTTGTGTCCACTCGTTCTGGAATGGGCCTGGAAGAACTGCGCGCCCACTTAGCCACTGTTCCGATCTCGGTGCTTTGCGGCCCCTCGGGGGTTGGTAAGAGTTCGTTGCTGAATGGTCTCCTGCCCGGACTGGCGTTACGGGTGGGTGCGGTGTCAGGTCGTCTGCAGAGGGGGCGCCACACCACGCGTCATGTGGAATTGCATGCGTTCTCTCCTGGCTCCAGGGTTGCTGATACTCCAGGGTTCAACCGTCCGGACTTACCGGATGATGTTTCCAATCTGGAAGTGCTGTTCCCAGAACTGCGTGTCCAGCTTGATCAATACCCCTGC
This genomic window from Synechococcus sp. MIT S9220 contains:
- a CDS encoding sulfurtransferase TusA family protein, coding for MTERLPDRQLDLCGTPCPLNFIRCRLTLESMTAGQCLQVDLDPGEPEEMVVPGLRRDGHQVHVERLSDVQVRLKVICAGD
- the rsgA gene encoding ribosome small subunit-dependent GTPase A yields the protein MVVALQANYLEVELEAPPVDVPPRLLCTRRTRLNHRGAAVHVGDRVRVEAIDCDHARAVVAEVEPRSSFLVRPPVANASCILVAVAVEQPAFDADQVSRFLLTAEKTGLQVLLVLTKCDLLDADALSKLRKRLQGWGYEPILVSTRSGMGLEELRAHLATVPISVLCGPSGVGKSSLLNGLLPGLALRVGAVSGRLQRGRHTTRHVELHAFSPGSRVADTPGFNRPDLPDDVSNLEVLFPELRVQLDQYPCRFRDCLHRDEPGCGVTRDWERYPMYRKAVEELLEISRPFRAG